The genomic window GAATTTTTGAAAACTCGCCGGGCTGTACCGAGAACGGGCCGATGGAAATCCAGATATTGGCGTCCGCGTTCATAGAGGTGGGCCACACAAGCGGCAGGGCGAGCAGCACCAAGCCAACAAGTCCAAGAATGTAGGAGTAGCGACTCAGTGCCCGGTGGTCGCGAATGAGAACGAGCACCGCCACCATGAGCGCCACGCCAACCAGCGTCCAGACCACTTGCTTATTGGCGAGGTTCTGATCGAGCGCCAGGTCAAGGCGATAGACCATGACCAAACCAAAGCCGTTGAGGACTGACGCCACCGGAAGCATCACTTGGTCTGCGTGCGGTGCCGTCATGCACAACGCCAGGTGGGCAATCGTGAACACGAGAATGAAGCCGCCAATTACCCAGAGCACTTCACTGTTGACCCCTTCGCCTTGGGCGAGATTGAGGTTGAGCAGCGTGACGGCCATAAGGACAGCCGCAACGAGCAGGAGTCCGAATTCTGTGCGCCGTGCAGCGAGACGTTGAGCGAAACTCATTGGCGCACCTCCCTGCAGTTCACACCGGGACTTGAGAGGTCACCGGGAGCGGCAGACGTGGTGGACTTGGGCGCAGCACTACTGCTTGGCGATGGTTTGCTTGCGCTAGTTTTTGTTTCGGCCTGTCGAGTCACGCACACCGGCAACGCTTCTTGAGCGAGCCGCTGTGTCTGGGCAAGTGCTTTGTCGTAGCTCCCGCTTTCCAAGTTGCCTACGGAACTGCGTGCCGATTCTTTGAGGTCACTGACCTTGAATGGTGTACATGGCTCAGAGGCGTCGCTGGCGATGAGCGTGAGTTCACCTTCACGGCTCAGGCACGCCCGTTGGTATTCCTCGTGCAATTGTTTCCCTAACACGCTGTAATCCACACCGTGTTCAATCACAATCTGATCCTCATTGGTGGATACGTAGTAGTTCTTCTCGATGGCGTTTGATGCCCACCAACCGCCGCCGAGGAGGACGGCGAGTACAGCGAGCACGCTGAGGAACCCCAGGAATTTCTTTGGCTTTTTCTTCTTCGCCATGGTGGTGCTTTGCTCTGGCACCGTTGCTGGATCGGGTTCGATGATCTGCGATTCTCGCGGCCGTTGCGCACCCGAAGCTTCAATCGGCTTCGACAGCGCAATGGCAGCTCTGCCAGCAGCAGTGTCAGGATTGGGCGCCTCAAACACGCCACCGAGCAACGCGCCAACAGTGGCCGGTTTTTGGGGCAGTGCGGTTTCGGGTGTGTCTCCTTCCACCACGTCTGCCACAACGACAGTGACGTTGTCCGGGCCCCCAGAGCGCAGAGCCAATTCCACCAGGCGGCGCGCCGCTTCATCGGGCGTGCCATTTGCGAGTTCTTGTTCGATGGTGGAGTGCGTGACTGGATCAGAAAGCCCGTCTGAGCAGAGGAGGTAGCGATCTCCGATTTGCACGTCAATCATCTGCAACGTGGGATCTACGGGCCTACCGGTGTAGGCCTTCAAAATCATGGAACGTTGAGGATGAGTGGAAATATCTTCGGGGTCCAGCTCTCCCTTTTCCACGAGCGACTGCACATAGGTGTCGTCCACCGTGATTTGCTGCAGTTTGCCTCCACGCAGGCGGTACCCACGTGAATCGCCGACATGGCACATGGCGAGATCCTCGCCGTTGAACATGAGCGCCGTCAAAGTGGTGCCCATGCCATCAGTTTCTGGCACCTCGCGCACGCCCTGTGCAATGGCGTTGTTGGCGTCATCGGCCCCCGTGGCCAGGAGGGCGAGCATGTCATTGTCGCCCGGGTCAGCGTCGAGCGGTTCCAGGTGACGGATCATGATTTGGGAAGCAACCTCGCCTGCGGCGTGGCCACCCATGCCGTCGGCAAGCGCAAGAAGGTGCGGGCCTGCGTAGGCGGAGTCTTCGTTATTGCCTCGGACCAGACCGCGATCGGAGGCGGCGGCAAAGTTGAGTTTCATTAGCCGTTCAGCCTTATCGTTGTGCGTCCAATCTTGATATCACTGCCAACACCCACGCGTTCGGGCTGGTCAATGCGATAACCGCCGGTAAAAGTGCCGTTGCGTGAATCGAGATCTTCCACAAACCATTCATTGCCGCGCTTGAACAGGCGGGCATGGTGCGAAGAGGCGTAATCGTCGCTCAACACAAATTGGCAATCCTGAGCCCTGCCGATGATCACTTCATTGAGCTGAGTGAGGGCAAGAGTCGAGCCAAGGAGCGGGCCATCGACCACGGCGATTTCCTGGGGAACCGCTCCACGCTTGGCCGGGGGTGCCGGTGGAGCCTGGGTGTATTGCACAGGGACGCCGGGCATACCTTGGGCAGCCGCTGCTTTGGTGTCGCGGCGCAGGGTGTTCAACGCAAATAGGATGAACAACCACAGCAACACGAGCAAGGCGATGCGCAGTACAAGCAGAATCACGGAATCCAAGGTGGACCTTTCAGTTCTTCCTCGATGGGGCTGGGGCGCAGTGCGCAAAGGCGCGCTGGGGTATGAGACGGATTGGTTCAGGGTTGGGCATCGACGATACGCACTTCGATGTGGGAATGCCCGACGGTGATCACGTCGCCGTCGGCAAGCAACCAATTCTCCACCGGGGTGCCATTGACCGTTGTGCCGTTGGTGCTGTGCAAATCGGTGAGCACCGCGTCCTCGCCATTCCACTCAATTTCCGCGTGTTGGCGAGAAACCCCGGTGTCCGGCAACCGCAGATCCGCGTCGTTACTGCGGCCAATAATGTTGGAGCCAATACGAACCAGGTAGGTACGTGAGGATCCATCTTGCAGCAGTAGCGTCATGGTGAGCCCGGATGCTGAAGTTTCGGGTTCGCCCATCGGCACGTTCGGATCATGTTCCGGTGCGGCCGACATGTACTGCGTGCTCGGTTGTTGAGGATGAGCCTCCACGGCAGCCTCGCTTTCTGGTTGCTGATGATGTGCTGGGGTGTCTGCCGCTGGCTTGCGCCGTGGGGCCATTTGTTGGGCAAAGCCCATGAAGCCACCTGCTGCGGTGGATTCTGTGCTGGCGCGAAGCTGACCTGTGCGTAGGCCTTTGTCTAGAGCCACAGCCACAGTGATTGGCCCAGCAGGTTGCCAACCTTGGTTTCTGTAATAACGCGCGAGCTGATCCGCAAAGTTCTCCGGCAGTCGCGGGTGTTCTTGCTGCAGATTAGAGTAGTCCTTGGCGCTCACTTCGATGCGGAACACATTGGGAGCCTCGATTGTGCCCTCGTAGGTGTGCACCGTTTCGTCTTCCGCTGCTTGTTTGAGCAGTTCTTCGATTTCTGCTGGAACAACGCGCCCGCCGAAGACGAAGGCGAAGCTGTTGTCCAAACCGCGCTGCATAGCGCTGTCGAGCTTGGCGATCTTGCCCATAAGAGACATAGCGTTCGCCTCCTCCAATCCGCTTAGGTTTGCTTGCTTGCCGACGCCACTCGGCCACACTTCAAGCCCCAGTATAGGGTCCTCGGTGCCACATGCCCTATTGCAAAGCACTGAAAATGCAGAAAATTTGCGGAATGACCTGCACATTGGCAAATTCTCAGTCGGACGTGTTAGGTTATTCCAGTCGCATGAAAATTGCACCACCGGCCCAGGTGGCGGAATTGGCAGACGCGCTGGCTTCAGGTGCCAGTGTCCTTTACGGACGTGGGGGTTCAAGTCCCCCCCTGGGCACAAAATAAAAACCGCAACCGAGAGGTTGCGGTTTTTTGTTGCTCGCTGCGCTAGCTGCTGATTGGGCGGCCCCGGGGAGTCCACGAGCACTGCCAAGCCACCCGCGGGACCACTGATGGTCCGGAGGTGGCAGACTCCAGTTTTGGTATCGCGCCAGACGCGCAACAGTTCGCGTCGACAGTGCTCTTGTTCTTCTATGATTTCGAAGCGATTTTCATTAGTGCTGGTAACCACTGTAGCGACTGCGGAGCATCGGCCAAGAGTGGTAGCTGTGGTTGTTCGCAGCGGGACATCGTGTGCTTCATGAAGAACTCGCTGTTTAGTGGCTAAAACAACTCTGAAACAACTCCACAATAATTCTTAAACAGATAATTCCGGTTCTGCGGGGCGCAAAAGTGGTCTACAGCACAACCGTAGGGTGTTTCTCTACTACCCCGCTGACCGTCCCGCACCGTCGATCACTCAGAGTGCATAAAGCGCATGGTTTCGTCACGTGATGAACTAAGGGAAGTGGATTTTGGTCGTGGGTGCGTGCGAGGTCTGTGGGGGCAACATTCGTGTGCGCGTCGGCCGGGCGTGTGCGAGGTTCTGCTCGGCTTGGTGTCGGCAACAGTCGTACCGGTCGCGGCTACGTGCCCGCATGGTCGCCGCGGGTGTAGTGAACAAAGCCACGGCGGTGTCGTCGAGCCGTTCGCTTGCGCAGCGTCAAAAACAGCGCCAGGAGCGCACAAACCACGAACCCATCCGGGGTGTGGAAACGTCGCAAACGGGCTTAGAGCGCGATCTGCGGGACATGGCGGCACTACGGAGACAGGTCAACGCGCAACAACGCCGCATCGAACACCTTGAGCAACAACTACGCATGTTCGGCATCGAACCCACCTACCCGTACCCGAACCGCACACTTACCCCTCACCCCGATCGGCAGCACACGCCCAACTTTCGTAGTCGCGCGCTGTCTTGCTGCTGTTTCGTTGCGTCACGCAGCGAAATCAATACACTTTATGCTCTCTGAGAATCCACGGTCACAGCCGCTGCTTACGCCGCGACAACACACCCCGTTGGCAAACACCCGGTGATCGCTTGAGACTGCCCGGTGGGGTGGTACGTCCCCTGTGTGATGAATAAAAACCGCGCGAACTTATCCAACGACTTATAGCCAGACTTATAACCCCACTCCGATCACCAACCCCGAGCGAACCACGACAGAAAAAGAACAACACCCCGTTTTCAAGCCCTGAACAGCGAAAAACAGGGTGTTTTCACGCTGTAGAACTGTCTACAAGACGCCCAACTCTAAGACGTTGAAAGCGCGCATATACGGGAACGTATAGCGGGACGTATAGCGGAACATATCGGCGGTGAATTGATGATCCGTTCTTGATGGAAACGTTCTTCATGGTTACCCTTGTCACTAAGCGATGTAACGGGGATCATATTTTTGGTGGTGTCCGTTTTGCTTTTCCTGGACCTCTACCCAAGCAGAAGGAAGTGTTATGAATCTTCGTAAGTGGACTTCTGGACTGTTGGCTGCGGTAGCTATTGGCTCATCATTTGCAGCACCGCAACAAGCTTTCGCTGTTGATCGAGCATCAATCTCGGATGAAAACACCGGAACGTACTCGCTTCTGCGCACTTCGGAGAATGTCACTCAGATCAAGGTTGATAACGCACATGTAGAGCAACGTGGCGATGACGTGGTTCTGGTTGGAGCTGGTGGACAGGAAGAGAATATTTCTCAAGAGCTGTCTGACTATCCGTTCGTGAATGTCGAGAAGATCAATGACGCGACGGCGCAGGTCTCGATTTCTGACAAAACTGCACACGCTCTGAGTCAGGAGCGCATTAATTGGAAGTGCGCTCTAGGGGCGGCCGGAACCGGTCTCATGGCTGGCACTGCTGCTGCGACGCTCGGCGGAGAGGCAGCAGGTGCCGCACAGTCTTGCTTCGACTAGAAAGATAATGATCATGACGATAATTGCTGTTATCTGCGTGTGTTTCGCGGCTTTTATAGCGCCAAAGGCCTTTGCAAAGCTTGGTTCCACAGGACAAAGACTTCTTGCAGCCTTTGTCTTTGTTCTAAGCCTTATTAGCTTTGTCGTGACCAGCTACAAAGCTGACATGTCGCCGTATTTAGTGTTGGGAGCGCTTTTGCTTGCTCTCTTCTTTGGTGGCATGCCAGGCGTCATTCAAAAGAGGCGAATGACTTAAATGTTCAAGAGGATTTCTTAAGCGTTAGGTGCTTCTACCTGAATGGCTTTTGCATACCGATGGACAGTCCCAACCGAAAAGCCGGTCTCGGCGGAAATAGCTCGAATACCGAGTCCTTTTGCCCTGAGACTCGCTACTCGGTTTCTTTTCATTTTTGCTTTAGCTAGATAGTCCTCACGAGGCTCTGAAGTCCAGCGAATTATTGAACTTTTGGCAGCGCCAGTTCTCTCATGAAGTTCCTTCACTGACCAGCCATTCCTTGGATGTTGTTTAAGCATTTTTAGGAACCTCTATTAGCTTCTTAACCGTTTTTTTCGCATCATTTTTTCCCCAGCGTTTGTTGGCGCTTTTGCGTCCGCGTTCGGCTTGTTTTTGTTTGAGCCATTCGTCGGTGGGGATGGGGGCGATGTTGCGCCATGTCCATCTGGCGACGGAGCGGGCGATGTGGATGACTTCGTTGTGGTTGAGTGCTCCGCGTGTGTAGTCGTTGGCGATTTTGTCTTCGTTGCGCAGTGTGGCGCGGTCAAGGACGATGGCTTCCCATTCGGCTTGGTCTTGGTAGGAGCCTCGCCTGGTGTATGCCCATTTGCGTAGGTAGTCGAAGAGATCGACGTTTCGTCCAACGCCGCTGGTGGTGAGTGCTTTGTGGTCGTCGTAGCGGGGGAGTGCGCCGAGGTTGCTTAGTGCTGTGGCGAGTTCTTTGAGTCCGTAGCGGTGTTGGTCTTCTCCCCAGATGGGCAGGTGGGTTTCGCTGAGGGGGTTCTTGGTAATCCTGCCGGTAAAAGCTGGGTCGCCCTCAAGGATCGTTGCGAGTCCTGATTCGATGCGTGCGAGCAGTCGGATGGGGCGTCGGTTTGCGGCGTCTGTGAGGCACACAGGGGCTGCGAGGGCGTAGACGATGTGTCCTGAGTTGGTGTGGGGGTTTAACGCCGTCCAGGAGGGCGCAGGAAGCCCGAGAAGCCCGGGAAGTTCGTCTGCCATGCCGCCGTCGTGGTCGGTGATGATCAGCGACTGCAAAACCAGCGGGTTGGCTTCGATGTACGCCAGCGTGAGTGCTTTGGCTCGCGTGGTGCGTTTGTAGGTGCCGTCTTTCGCATCGGACGACAGGGGTGCGCGGGGCATCCAACAGGCGTTGAGAAAGTCGGCGTGTGGGTTCATAGCGACCACTGTCGCACGGGGGTAGTCCAAACCCCGGCATTTCCACCGGCGTGTTCAAAGTTACCGATAATCGAATCAATTATTCGATAGCTATTGGGTCTGAGATGACGGTGCTCTCGACTGAAAGCCTAGGTCAATCACTATGTAAGTAGTTATTTCGAGTTGTTGTGAGTTGTTTGGATAGTTGTTTACTACCGACCCTCAAGAACCGTGGATTTTTCCTTTCAGCAGTGTGCCTACCCGCCCAAAGAGCAGGTCGATGAGCCACGCTAATAGGATGACGAGGACGGATCCGGTGAGCATTTCGATGTAGTCGCGGGTTTTTAGTCCGTGAAAAATTAGGCGGCCTAAACCCACGTCTGCGGTGTATGCGGCGAGCGTGGCGGTGGCGATCACCTGCAGTGCAGCGTTGCGGAAGCCACCCACAATCACGGGTGCCGCCAGTGGGAGCTCAATGCGCCTCACCAGTTGCGCTTCAGTAAAGCCCATTGCCCGGGAGCCGTCGATAGTGTTGCGATCCACTGCGGCGATGCCCGAATATGTGGCCGCGAGCAGGGAAGGGATCGCAAGAATGACAAGCGCGATCAGCGGTGCCTTGATACCGATACCAAAGATCAACCCAAAAATGGTGAGTAGGCCCAGGGTGGGCAAAGCTCGAGCGGCACCGGAGATGCCACCTACGAACAGGGAGCCGCGCCCGGTATGACCGATGGCGATGCCAGCGGGCAGGGCCAGCAGCGCGGCAATAAAGACGGCGAGGAAGGAAATGCCGAGGTGTTGTGTGATTCTGAGCCAGTATTCAGACCAAGCGGAGGCGTCTGTGAGTGAGGCGAAGAGATCGTCGATCCAGGTCATGCCTTTGCCTCCCAGGGGGCGAGCACGCGCTTGATGGCGAGCGCGAGGACGTCGAAAAGCAAGGCCAAGAGCACAACCAGCACGATGCCGGTTAAGACTTCGGCGTTAATGCCGCGCTGGAAACCGTCGGTGAAGAGGGAGCCGAGGCTTGGCACACCAATGAGCGCGCCAATCGTGACCAGGCCGATGGTGGATACGCTCACTACTCGGATGCCCGAAATGAGCACCGGTATGGCCAGTGGCAGATCCACTTTCCAGAGCAATTGTTGAGGACTTACCCCTTGTGCAAGCGCTGCGGTGCGCACGTGCTCGGGGACGGATTTGAAGGCATCGGTGGCGGTGCGAACCAGCAGGGCGATGCCATAGAGCGACAGCGCCGTCATTACGTTGATTTCTGAGCGAAGCGGAAAGCCAACGATGAACGGCAAAATCACCAACATTGCCAGCGCGGGAACGGTATAAAGCAACGCGGTGCTGGCCACCAAGAGGTTGCCTATGCGTTTGGTGCGTGCCGCGAGCATGCCCAAGGGCGTTGCTACAACAATGGAAATGAGGATCGCCGGTAACGCGAGGCTCAGATGCTGTAAGAGCAGAC from Corynebacterium gerontici includes these protein-coding regions:
- a CDS encoding ABC transporter permease; the encoded protein is MTWIDDLFASLTDASAWSEYWLRITQHLGISFLAVFIAALLALPAGIAIGHTGRGSLFVGGISGAARALPTLGLLTIFGLIFGIGIKAPLIALVILAIPSLLAATYSGIAAVDRNTIDGSRAMGFTEAQLVRRIELPLAAPVIVGGFRNAALQVIATATLAAYTADVGLGRLIFHGLKTRDYIEMLTGSVLVILLAWLIDLLFGRVGTLLKGKIHGS
- a CDS encoding FHA domain-containing protein FhaB/FipA; this encodes MDSVILLVLRIALLVLLWLFILFALNTLRRDTKAAAAQGMPGVPVQYTQAPPAPPAKRGAVPQEIAVVDGPLLGSTLALTQLNEVIIGRAQDCQFVLSDDYASSHHARLFKRGNEWFVEDLDSRNGTFTGGYRIDQPERVGVGSDIKIGRTTIRLNG
- a CDS encoding DUF3662 and FHA domain-containing protein, producing MSLMGKIAKLDSAMQRGLDNSFAFVFGGRVVPAEIEELLKQAAEDETVHTYEGTIEAPNVFRIEVSAKDYSNLQQEHPRLPENFADQLARYYRNQGWQPAGPITVAVALDKGLRTGQLRASTESTAAGGFMGFAQQMAPRRKPAADTPAHHQQPESEAAVEAHPQQPSTQYMSAAPEHDPNVPMGEPETSASGLTMTLLLQDGSSRTYLVRIGSNIIGRSNDADLRLPDTGVSRQHAEIEWNGEDAVLTDLHSTNGTTVNGTPVENWLLADGDVITVGHSHIEVRIVDAQP
- a CDS encoding ABC transporter permease — translated: MTWLSHAWLQVWSLLLQHLSLALPAILISIVVATPLGMLAARTKRIGNLLVASTALLYTVPALAMLVILPFIVGFPLRSEINVMTALSLYGIALLVRTATDAFKSVPEHVRTAALAQGVSPQQLLWKVDLPLAIPVLISGIRVVSVSTIGLVTIGALIGVPSLGSLFTDGFQRGINAEVLTGIVLVVLLALLFDVLALAIKRVLAPWEAKA
- a CDS encoding replication initiation protein — translated: MNPHADFLNACWMPRAPLSSDAKDGTYKRTTRAKALTLAYIEANPLVLQSLIITDHDGGMADELPGLLGLPAPSWTALNPHTNSGHIVYALAAPVCLTDAANRRPIRLLARIESGLATILEGDPAFTGRITKNPLSETHLPIWGEDQHRYGLKELATALSNLGALPRYDDHKALTTSGVGRNVDLFDYLRKWAYTRRGSYQDQAEWEAIVLDRATLRNEDKIANDYTRGALNHNEVIHIARSVARWTWRNIAPIPTDEWLKQKQAERGRKSANKRWGKNDAKKTVKKLIEVPKNA
- a CDS encoding PP2C family protein-serine/threonine phosphatase; the encoded protein is MKLNFAAASDRGLVRGNNEDSAYAGPHLLALADGMGGHAAGEVASQIMIRHLEPLDADPGDNDMLALLATGADDANNAIAQGVREVPETDGMGTTLTALMFNGEDLAMCHVGDSRGYRLRGGKLQQITVDDTYVQSLVEKGELDPEDISTHPQRSMILKAYTGRPVDPTLQMIDVQIGDRYLLCSDGLSDPVTHSTIEQELANGTPDEAARRLVELALRSGGPDNVTVVVADVVEGDTPETALPQKPATVGALLGGVFEAPNPDTAAGRAAIALSKPIEASGAQRPRESQIIEPDPATVPEQSTTMAKKKKPKKFLGFLSVLAVLAVLLGGGWWASNAIEKNYYVSTNEDQIVIEHGVDYSVLGKQLHEEYQRACLSREGELTLIASDASEPCTPFKVSDLKESARSSVGNLESGSYDKALAQTQRLAQEALPVCVTRQAETKTSASKPSPSSSAAPKSTTSAAPGDLSSPGVNCREVRQ